A single region of the Ornithorhynchus anatinus isolate Pmale09 chromosome 13, mOrnAna1.pri.v4, whole genome shotgun sequence genome encodes:
- the DAD1 gene encoding dolichyl-diphosphooligosaccharide--protein glycosyltransferase subunit DAD1, translating into MSASVVSVMSRFLEEYLSSTPQRLKLLDAYLLYILLTGALQFGYCLLVGTFPFNSFLSGFISCVGSFILAVCLRIQINPQNKGDFQGISPERAFADFLFASTILHLVVMNFVG; encoded by the exons ATGTCGGCGTCGGTAGTGTCGGTGATGTCGCGGTTCCTGGAGGAGTACCTGAGCTCCACGCCGCAGCGGCTGAAGCTGCTGGACGCCTACCTGCTGTACATCCTGCTGACCGGGGCGCTGCAGTTCGGCTACTGTCTGCTGGTGGGGACCTTCCCCTTCAACTCCTTCCTCTCCGGCTTCATCTCCTGCGTCGGCAGCTTCATCCTGGCGG TTTGCCTGAGGATACAGATCAACCCGCAGAACAAAGGGGACTTCCAGGGAATCTCCCCGGAGCGGGCCTTTGCCGACTTCCTTTTCGCCAGCACCATCCTGCATCTCGTGGTCATGAACTTCGTGGGCTGA
- the ABHD4 gene encoding (Lyso)-N-acylphosphatidylethanolamine lipase isoform X2, whose amino-acid sequence MADDLEQPPQGWLSGWLPAWRPTSMSQLKNVEARILQCLQNKFLARYVSLPNQNKIWTVTLSPERQERTPLVLVHGFGGGVGLWILNMDSLSARRTLHTFDLLGFGRSSRPPFPRDAEGAEDEFVSSIESWREAMGIPHMILLGHSLGGFLATSYSIKYPDRVKHLILVDPWGFPLRPTDPSEIRGPPTWVKAVVSVLGRSNPLAVLRVAGPWGPGLVQRFRPDFKRKFADFFDDDTISEYIYHCNAQNPSGETAFKAMMESFGWARRPMLERIHLIRKDVPITMIYGSNTWIDTSTGQKVKLQRPDSYVRDVAIEGASHHVYADQPHIFNTVVDEICESVD is encoded by the exons ATGGCTGATGACCTGGAGCAGCC GCCCCAAGGCTGGCTGAGCGGCTGGCTACCTGCCTGGCGTCCTACCTCCATGTCTCAGCTGAAGAATGTGGAAGCCCGGATCCTCCAGt GTCTCCAGAATAAGTTCCTGGCCCGGTACGTGTCCCTCCCGAACCAGAACAAGATCTGGACGGTGACCCTGAGCCCCGAGCGGCAGGAGCGCACGCCCCTGGTGCTGGTGCACGGCTTCGGCGGGGGCGTGGGGCTCTGGATCCTCAACATGGACTCGCTGAGCGCCCGGCGCACCCTGCACACCTTCGACCTGCTGGGCTTCGGCCGCAGCTCGCGGCCCCCTTTCCCCCGCGACGCGGAGGGGGCCGAGGACGAGTTCGTCTCCTCCATAGAGTCCTGGCGCGAGGCCATGGGGATCCCCCACATGATCCTCTTGGGCCACAGCTTGGGGGGCTTCCTGGCCACTTCCTATTCCATCAAGTATCCCGACAG AGTCAAACACCTCATCCTGGTGGACCCGTGGGGGTTCCCCCTCCGGCCAACAGACCCCAGTGAGATCCGGGGGCCGCCAACCTGGGTCAAAGCCGTGGTCTCCGTCCTGGGCCGTTCCAACCCGTTAGCGGTCCTGAGGGTAGCAGGGCCCTGGG GCCCGGGACTGGTGCAGCGATTCCGCCCTGACTTCAAGCGCAAGTTCGCCGACTTCTTTGACGATGACACGATATCAGAGTACATCTACCACTGCAACGCCCAAAATCCCAg CGGAGAGACGGCATTCAAAGCCATGATGGAGTCGTTCGGCTGGGCGCGGCGTCCCATGCTGGAGCGGATCCACCTGATCCGGAAGGACGTGCCCATCACCATGATCTACGGGTCTAACACCTGGATCGACACCAGCACCGGCCAGAAGGTGAAGCTGCAGCGGCCGGACTCCTACGTGCGTGATGTG GCCATCGAGGGGGCCTCTCACCACGTCTATGCCGACCAGCCCCACATCTTCAACACGGTGGTGGACGAGATCTGCGAGTCGGTGGACTGA
- the ABHD4 gene encoding (Lyso)-N-acylphosphatidylethanolamine lipase isoform X1 produces the protein MSQLKNVEARILQCLQNKFLARYVSLPNQNKIWTVTLSPERQERTPLVLVHGFGGGVGLWILNMDSLSARRTLHTFDLLGFGRSSRPPFPRDAEGAEDEFVSSIESWREAMGIPHMILLGHSLGGFLATSYSIKYPDRVKHLILVDPWGFPLRPTDPSEIRGPPTWVKAVVSVLGRSNPLAVLRVAGPWGPGLVQRFRPDFKRKFADFFDDDTISEYIYHCNAQNPSGETAFKAMMESFGWARRPMLERIHLIRKDVPITMIYGSNTWIDTSTGQKVKLQRPDSYVRDVAIEGASHHVYADQPHIFNTVVDEICESVD, from the exons ATGTCTCAGCTGAAGAATGTGGAAGCCCGGATCCTCCAGt GTCTCCAGAATAAGTTCCTGGCCCGGTACGTGTCCCTCCCGAACCAGAACAAGATCTGGACGGTGACCCTGAGCCCCGAGCGGCAGGAGCGCACGCCCCTGGTGCTGGTGCACGGCTTCGGCGGGGGCGTGGGGCTCTGGATCCTCAACATGGACTCGCTGAGCGCCCGGCGCACCCTGCACACCTTCGACCTGCTGGGCTTCGGCCGCAGCTCGCGGCCCCCTTTCCCCCGCGACGCGGAGGGGGCCGAGGACGAGTTCGTCTCCTCCATAGAGTCCTGGCGCGAGGCCATGGGGATCCCCCACATGATCCTCTTGGGCCACAGCTTGGGGGGCTTCCTGGCCACTTCCTATTCCATCAAGTATCCCGACAG AGTCAAACACCTCATCCTGGTGGACCCGTGGGGGTTCCCCCTCCGGCCAACAGACCCCAGTGAGATCCGGGGGCCGCCAACCTGGGTCAAAGCCGTGGTCTCCGTCCTGGGCCGTTCCAACCCGTTAGCGGTCCTGAGGGTAGCAGGGCCCTGGG GCCCGGGACTGGTGCAGCGATTCCGCCCTGACTTCAAGCGCAAGTTCGCCGACTTCTTTGACGATGACACGATATCAGAGTACATCTACCACTGCAACGCCCAAAATCCCAg CGGAGAGACGGCATTCAAAGCCATGATGGAGTCGTTCGGCTGGGCGCGGCGTCCCATGCTGGAGCGGATCCACCTGATCCGGAAGGACGTGCCCATCACCATGATCTACGGGTCTAACACCTGGATCGACACCAGCACCGGCCAGAAGGTGAAGCTGCAGCGGCCGGACTCCTACGTGCGTGATGTG GCCATCGAGGGGGCCTCTCACCACGTCTATGCCGACCAGCCCCACATCTTCAACACGGTGGTGGACGAGATCTGCGAGTCGGTGGACTGA